In the genome of Ptychodera flava strain L36383 chromosome 13, AS_Pfla_20210202, whole genome shotgun sequence, one region contains:
- the LOC139148393 gene encoding breast cancer anti-estrogen resistance protein 1-like isoform X1, which yields MAFPSSHRVLAKALYDNLAEAPDELAFRKGDIVTVIEQNTNGLEGWWLCSLNGRQGIAPGNRLKLLAGMYDNPYEVKKTVGLSPQHQPKQQRKSWETAPAKVLIPQRQGQKYYYDSPGNQRHNQQTEDAQEDYDIPPSRYPPNVQMHAQYPQDTYDTPRSMMSKEHPSPSEEVYDVPPIHHQVEVTGPTEIYDVPPSHGYPTEIYDVPPSHQPTMPSTHQPAVPPTHKATVQPTQYPVEIYDVPPSHAVDQGPTEVYDVPPRHDMPSHHGGPKEMNNIQKEPETSIKPTKTTELPKFLEEDYDIPVAYNEQGNQKGEIYDIPPSLKHDQYPQEVYDVPPKRLPNTSNMEVYDVPKSMGNLSGNEYDEDYSDYVYDVPPQVTKDRQDGVIGSPATIIKPGMDKLDAGMKQMSIGSSKTLPGRELNIDLDAAMDLLVKLQQRVDSSVTHLLSFVGSSWRRRSSLEPKIYEIKGACYAVKALLSDFVEFSRGAAINSAKATDHNLQRKLKSYLQPLENTLATISKSLEILDDMDWQVTKLCLTESLKTPDDLDHIVMCARSMPEDVRQLASIIHGNSTLIFKRARQNSSSPVQSRPLPTPPGSKGNSPKHSPTGTGSPMGTLKQQKPSWIKTEAERDTSPSKQGKEKVQARPLPYVPGDTLENLQRKTNKYGKGWLDDYDYVHLEGREAFERRQKELLQKGDAIKQEQLQQQQQRQFEELEKEATKPVNSDSSEWTPPKSNRQSLLGVNDKHLLTFYADQMDSLITSLNNAIDAFYSAIDSNQPPKIFVAHGKFVILSAHKLVFIGDTLYRSIDSNDIRNKVMHSTDLLCECLKVTVGSIKTAALEYPAIHAMQEMVDRIMDISQASQDLKRVICQFAAL from the exons ATGGCCTTTCCGTCAAGTCAC AGAGTACTGGCCAAGGCACTGTATGACAATCTGGCTGAAGCCCCAGATGAATTGGCTTTTCGGAAAGGAGATATTGTGACAGTGATTGAGCAAAATACCAATGGTTTGGAAGGCTGGTGGTTATGTTCACTTAATGGCAGGCAGGGCATTGCCCCGGGAAACAGACTGAAGTTACTGGCTGGAATGTATGACAATCCATATGAGGTCAAGAAAACTGTTGGCCTCTCTCCACAACATCAACCAAAACAACAAAGGAAAAGCTGGGAAACAGCACCAGCAAAG GTATTGATTCCTCAGAGACAGGGACAAAAGTACTACTACGATAGTCCAGGTAATCAGAGACATAATCAGCAGACAGAAGATGCCCAAGAGGACTATGATATACCACCATCCAGATATCCTCCCAATGTACAAATGCATGCACAGTACCCACAAGATACCTATGATACTCCAAGAAGTATGATGTCAAAAGAGCATCCATCTCCATCTGAAGAGGTTTATGATGTGCCACCAATTCATCACCAAGTGGAGGTGACGGGACCTACTGAAATCTATGATGTGCCACCAAGCCATGGCTATCCAACTGAGATATATGATGTACCACCAAGCCACCAGCCGACAATGCCATCAACCCACCAGCCAGCTGTACCACCAACCCACAAGGCAACTGTACAACCAACTCAATACCCAGTAGAAATTTATGATGTTCCACCAAGCCATGCTGTTGACCAGGGACCTACTGAAGTATATGATGTTCCTCCTAGACATGATATGCCCAGTCACCACGGTGGTCCTAAAGAAATGAACAACATCCAAAAAGAACCAGAGACATCAATAAAGCCAACCAAGACAACTGAATTGCCCAAGTTCTTAGAAGAAGACTATGATATTCCAGTCGCTTACAATGAACAGGGGAACCAGAAGGGGGAAATTTATGATATACCTCCTTCCCTCAAACATGACCAATACCCCCAGGAAGTGTATGATGTCCCTCCAAAGAGGTTGCCAAATACCAGCAACATGGAGGTATATGATGTCCCCAAAAGCATGGGAAACTTATCTGGGAATGAATATGATGAAGATTATTCAGACTATGTGTATGACGTGCCACCACAGGTGACCAAGGACCGACAAGATGGTGTGATAGGTTCACCGGCCACCATCATCAAACCTGGCATGGATAAGCTGGATGCAGGCATGAAGCAAATGAGTATTGGGAGCAGCAAAACACTGCCTGGAAGAGAACTAAACATTGACCTAGATGCTGCAATGGACTTGCTAGTCAAGCTCCAACAAAGAGTAGACTCTTCAGTGACCCATTTACTCAGTTTTGTCGGTAGCAGTTGGAGACGCAGGTCCAGCCTGGAGCCCAAGATTTATGAGATCAAAGGTGCCTGCTATGCTGTGAAAGCATTACTCAGTGACTTTGTTGAATTCTCAAGGGGGGCTGCTATCAACTCTGCCAAAGCAACTGATCACAATCTGCAGCGAAAGCTGAAAAGTTACCTGCAACCTTTGGAGAATACCTTAGCTACTATCAGCAAATCATTAGAGATTCTCGATGACATGGACTGGCAAGTCACCAAACTCTGCCTGACAGAGAGCTTGAAAACACCTGATGATTTGGATCACATAGTAATGTGTGCTCGCAGTATGCCTGAAGATGTGCGGCAGCTAGCATCCATCATCCATGGAAACTCAACCCTTATATTCAAACGAGCTAGGCAAAATAGCAGTTCACCAGTGCAAAGCCGTCCTTTGCCAACACCGCCAGGGTCAAAGGGAAATTCACCCAAGCATTCACCCACAGGCACAGGCAGTCCCATGGGCACTCTGAAACAACAGAAACCCAGCTGGATCAAAACAGAAGCTGAGAGGGATACTTCCCCAAGCAAACAAGGTAAAGAGAAAGTTCAAGCCAGGCCTTTGCCGTATGTACCGGGTGACACCCTTGAAAACCTGCAGAGGAAGACCAATAAGTATGGGAAAGGCTGGCTGGATGATTATGACTATGTCCACTTGGAAGGCAGAGAGGCTTTTGAGAGAAGACAGAAGGAATTACTGCAGAAAGGGGATGCTATAAAACAAGAACAGttgcagcagcagcaacagagGCAGTTTgaggaattagaaaaggaagcGACAAAACCAGTGAACAGTGATTCATCAGAATGGACTCCGCCTAAAAGCAACAGACAATCACTTCTtggagtcaatgataaacacttaCTGACCTTCTATGCAGATCAGATGGATTCACTGATCACATCCTTGAACAATGCCATCGATGCCTTTTACAGTGCTATTGACTCAAACCAGCCTCCAAAGATCTTTGTGGCTCACGGCAAGTTTGTCATACTCAGTGCCCACAAACTTGTGTTCATTGGTGATACCCTGTACCGGAGCATTGACAGCAACGACATCCGCAATAAAGTGATGCACTCCACGGATCTGCTGTGTGAGTGTCTCAAAGTGACTGTTGGCAGCATCAAGACGGCTGCACTTGAATACCCTGCAATACATGCTATGCAAGAGATGGTAGATAGAATCATGGACATCTCACAGGCATCACAGGACTTAAAACGTGTCATCTGTCAGTTTGCAGCTTTATGA
- the LOC139148393 gene encoding breast cancer anti-estrogen resistance protein 1-like isoform X2, protein MLRVLAKALYDNLAEAPDELAFRKGDIVTVIEQNTNGLEGWWLCSLNGRQGIAPGNRLKLLAGMYDNPYEVKKTVGLSPQHQPKQQRKSWETAPAKVLIPQRQGQKYYYDSPGNQRHNQQTEDAQEDYDIPPSRYPPNVQMHAQYPQDTYDTPRSMMSKEHPSPSEEVYDVPPIHHQVEVTGPTEIYDVPPSHGYPTEIYDVPPSHQPTMPSTHQPAVPPTHKATVQPTQYPVEIYDVPPSHAVDQGPTEVYDVPPRHDMPSHHGGPKEMNNIQKEPETSIKPTKTTELPKFLEEDYDIPVAYNEQGNQKGEIYDIPPSLKHDQYPQEVYDVPPKRLPNTSNMEVYDVPKSMGNLSGNEYDEDYSDYVYDVPPQVTKDRQDGVIGSPATIIKPGMDKLDAGMKQMSIGSSKTLPGRELNIDLDAAMDLLVKLQQRVDSSVTHLLSFVGSSWRRRSSLEPKIYEIKGACYAVKALLSDFVEFSRGAAINSAKATDHNLQRKLKSYLQPLENTLATISKSLEILDDMDWQVTKLCLTESLKTPDDLDHIVMCARSMPEDVRQLASIIHGNSTLIFKRARQNSSSPVQSRPLPTPPGSKGNSPKHSPTGTGSPMGTLKQQKPSWIKTEAERDTSPSKQGKEKVQARPLPYVPGDTLENLQRKTNKYGKGWLDDYDYVHLEGREAFERRQKELLQKGDAIKQEQLQQQQQRQFEELEKEATKPVNSDSSEWTPPKSNRQSLLGVNDKHLLTFYADQMDSLITSLNNAIDAFYSAIDSNQPPKIFVAHGKFVILSAHKLVFIGDTLYRSIDSNDIRNKVMHSTDLLCECLKVTVGSIKTAALEYPAIHAMQEMVDRIMDISQASQDLKRVICQFAAL, encoded by the exons ATGTTG AGAGTACTGGCCAAGGCACTGTATGACAATCTGGCTGAAGCCCCAGATGAATTGGCTTTTCGGAAAGGAGATATTGTGACAGTGATTGAGCAAAATACCAATGGTTTGGAAGGCTGGTGGTTATGTTCACTTAATGGCAGGCAGGGCATTGCCCCGGGAAACAGACTGAAGTTACTGGCTGGAATGTATGACAATCCATATGAGGTCAAGAAAACTGTTGGCCTCTCTCCACAACATCAACCAAAACAACAAAGGAAAAGCTGGGAAACAGCACCAGCAAAG GTATTGATTCCTCAGAGACAGGGACAAAAGTACTACTACGATAGTCCAGGTAATCAGAGACATAATCAGCAGACAGAAGATGCCCAAGAGGACTATGATATACCACCATCCAGATATCCTCCCAATGTACAAATGCATGCACAGTACCCACAAGATACCTATGATACTCCAAGAAGTATGATGTCAAAAGAGCATCCATCTCCATCTGAAGAGGTTTATGATGTGCCACCAATTCATCACCAAGTGGAGGTGACGGGACCTACTGAAATCTATGATGTGCCACCAAGCCATGGCTATCCAACTGAGATATATGATGTACCACCAAGCCACCAGCCGACAATGCCATCAACCCACCAGCCAGCTGTACCACCAACCCACAAGGCAACTGTACAACCAACTCAATACCCAGTAGAAATTTATGATGTTCCACCAAGCCATGCTGTTGACCAGGGACCTACTGAAGTATATGATGTTCCTCCTAGACATGATATGCCCAGTCACCACGGTGGTCCTAAAGAAATGAACAACATCCAAAAAGAACCAGAGACATCAATAAAGCCAACCAAGACAACTGAATTGCCCAAGTTCTTAGAAGAAGACTATGATATTCCAGTCGCTTACAATGAACAGGGGAACCAGAAGGGGGAAATTTATGATATACCTCCTTCCCTCAAACATGACCAATACCCCCAGGAAGTGTATGATGTCCCTCCAAAGAGGTTGCCAAATACCAGCAACATGGAGGTATATGATGTCCCCAAAAGCATGGGAAACTTATCTGGGAATGAATATGATGAAGATTATTCAGACTATGTGTATGACGTGCCACCACAGGTGACCAAGGACCGACAAGATGGTGTGATAGGTTCACCGGCCACCATCATCAAACCTGGCATGGATAAGCTGGATGCAGGCATGAAGCAAATGAGTATTGGGAGCAGCAAAACACTGCCTGGAAGAGAACTAAACATTGACCTAGATGCTGCAATGGACTTGCTAGTCAAGCTCCAACAAAGAGTAGACTCTTCAGTGACCCATTTACTCAGTTTTGTCGGTAGCAGTTGGAGACGCAGGTCCAGCCTGGAGCCCAAGATTTATGAGATCAAAGGTGCCTGCTATGCTGTGAAAGCATTACTCAGTGACTTTGTTGAATTCTCAAGGGGGGCTGCTATCAACTCTGCCAAAGCAACTGATCACAATCTGCAGCGAAAGCTGAAAAGTTACCTGCAACCTTTGGAGAATACCTTAGCTACTATCAGCAAATCATTAGAGATTCTCGATGACATGGACTGGCAAGTCACCAAACTCTGCCTGACAGAGAGCTTGAAAACACCTGATGATTTGGATCACATAGTAATGTGTGCTCGCAGTATGCCTGAAGATGTGCGGCAGCTAGCATCCATCATCCATGGAAACTCAACCCTTATATTCAAACGAGCTAGGCAAAATAGCAGTTCACCAGTGCAAAGCCGTCCTTTGCCAACACCGCCAGGGTCAAAGGGAAATTCACCCAAGCATTCACCCACAGGCACAGGCAGTCCCATGGGCACTCTGAAACAACAGAAACCCAGCTGGATCAAAACAGAAGCTGAGAGGGATACTTCCCCAAGCAAACAAGGTAAAGAGAAAGTTCAAGCCAGGCCTTTGCCGTATGTACCGGGTGACACCCTTGAAAACCTGCAGAGGAAGACCAATAAGTATGGGAAAGGCTGGCTGGATGATTATGACTATGTCCACTTGGAAGGCAGAGAGGCTTTTGAGAGAAGACAGAAGGAATTACTGCAGAAAGGGGATGCTATAAAACAAGAACAGttgcagcagcagcaacagagGCAGTTTgaggaattagaaaaggaagcGACAAAACCAGTGAACAGTGATTCATCAGAATGGACTCCGCCTAAAAGCAACAGACAATCACTTCTtggagtcaatgataaacacttaCTGACCTTCTATGCAGATCAGATGGATTCACTGATCACATCCTTGAACAATGCCATCGATGCCTTTTACAGTGCTATTGACTCAAACCAGCCTCCAAAGATCTTTGTGGCTCACGGCAAGTTTGTCATACTCAGTGCCCACAAACTTGTGTTCATTGGTGATACCCTGTACCGGAGCATTGACAGCAACGACATCCGCAATAAAGTGATGCACTCCACGGATCTGCTGTGTGAGTGTCTCAAAGTGACTGTTGGCAGCATCAAGACGGCTGCACTTGAATACCCTGCAATACATGCTATGCAAGAGATGGTAGATAGAATCATGGACATCTCACAGGCATCACAGGACTTAAAACGTGTCATCTGTCAGTTTGCAGCTTTATGA